Proteins encoded in a region of the Triticum dicoccoides isolate Atlit2015 ecotype Zavitan chromosome 3A, WEW_v2.0, whole genome shotgun sequence genome:
- the LOC119272756 gene encoding uncharacterized protein LOC119272756: MAAAASASPSGSGRSNLPATAGACPICLEAIEDEAYLDACLHSFCYRCITQWVKIMASKREAPLSSVRCPLCKTDSASIVHAFDGESFQQHHIEHEQHRPGNLSDAHALISQIYNTREVSGDEPSMQKYWKQRKYLRRNVWLEPWLRREIQALTRDEDVDAIVYHILGVIDSATRTAEKPHASKETSPEKAREEFVRSLSDAARPFLHGRTARFIAEVELFLVSQLNIDAYGRARAWRFRESASHVTREQGALPRGRPLEDHYFYLYFLSDQADYVGGEM, encoded by the coding sequence ATGGCGGCCGCCGCATCCGCCTCGCCCTCCGGCAGCGGCCGCAGCAACCTGCCCGCGACGGCGGGCGCTTGCCCCATCTGCCTCGAAGCCATCGAAGACGAGGCCTACCTCGACGCCTGCCTGCACTCGTTCTGCTACAGGTGCATAACGCAGTGGGTGAAGATCATGGCGAGCAAGCGCGAAGCACCCTTGTCCTCGGTGAGGTGCCCCCTCTGCAAGACCGACAGCGCGTCCATCGTCCACGCCTTCGACGGCGAGTCGTTCCAGCAGCATCACATCGAGCACGAGCAGCACCGCCCGGGGAACCTCTCAGACGCGCACGCGCTCATATCACAAATCTACAACACGAGAGAGGTCTCAGGCGACGAGCCGAGCATGCAGAAATACTGGAAGCAGCGAAAGTACCTCCGGAGGAACGTGTGGCTCGAGCCATGGCTGAGACGGGAGATCCAGGCCCTCACGCGGGACGAAGACGTCGACGCCATAGTCTACCACATCCTCGGCGTCATCGACTCCGCCACGAGAACGGCAGAGAAGCCGCACGCTTCCAAGGAGACCTCGCCGGAGAAAGCAAGGGAAGAGTTCGTGCGTTCGCTGTCCGACGCCGCGAGGCCGTTCCTCCATGGACGGACGGCGCGGTTCATCGCGGAGGTGGAGCTCTTCCTGGTCTCGCAGCTGAACATCGACGCGTACGGCAGGGCGCGCGCCTGGAGGTTCAGGGAGTCCGCTTCGCATGTGACGAGAGAGCAGGGTGCGCTGCCGCGGGGCCGTCCTCTCGAGGATCACTACTTCTACTTGTACTTTTTGAGCGATCAGGCAGATTACGTTGGCGGTGAGATGTAA